The DNA sequence ACATGTTTGCAGTGTAAGATGAAGTAACTGTGGAATACTGACCCCTTTAAGATGCTTCCTATTGATTCTCGTTGATTCTAACTGGCCTGCCTTGCCTCATTGATAGGAAAAAGCACCTATGTTGacaaaagaacaaaagaaGCATATCTTTTCCAATATAGCATACGGAGACTAAACCCCAAAGAATAAAGACAGGAACGTCTATGGAACTACAACCCACAAAAAGCTTCCTATATCTGGATGTCACCACATAGCGAATTGTCATCTccattgaaaaaaaggtgatCACAAATTATAACGTGGCCCCCTGCTTATAAAGTAGGGTGGATCTCCTTCCAGCCATTTATGCAAATCACAGGTATACTTAAAGCCGTGTTTCGCTGGTAATCCGGAAGAGTTAAATGCgaagaaaggagaagaggaaaaagaaaaggaaaaagctATTATACACAAAGTGAAAGAAGTGCAAGAGGAGAAAAGGGCCGGTATTTATAGTTGGGCAGGAAAAGgcttaaaaattttttttgaagtgcATGAAGCGATGCAAAAGATTACGCGCGATTTTTCAGTTTGTGAGTAAGGTATAAATGCACTATTAGATCCTGGaggtaaaaaaagaggacGGACGACAATTATCAAGTCCGCTAAAGCTACAAAAATAAACTAGTATCACAATTTTTGCAGGAAACAATACACGAAATGAGTACAATTACGTTTGTTACAGGAAATATCAACAAGCTCAAAGAGGTGACGGCGATTCTCTCTGGCTCTAAAGAGCTTTCAGCAGAAACAAAGGTTGGAAAGTTCACCATCACAAATCGCAAGATAGATTTAGATGAATTGCAAGGAACCGTGGAAGAAGtgataaaaaggaagtgTATGCAGGCAGCAAAGGTGATTGGCGGACCAGTCATGTGTGAGGATACATGTTTGTGCTTTAAAGCAATGCAATATCAATTGCCAGGACCATACATTAAGTGGTTTGTCAAGTATGTTGGATTGGACGGCATAAACAAGATGCTAGATGGATTTGATGATCGGTCTGCACAGGCAGTGACCACTTTTGGATACTGTGAGGGTCCTGGATCTGAtgttcatctttttcaggGAAGAACGGATGGAAAAATTGTTTCTAAAAGAGGTCCTACCGATTTTGGTTGGGATGCAATCTTCCAACCGGATGGATTTGAAACTACATATTCCGAAATGAGGGGTCCtgaaaagaacaagatCAGCCAGAGATACAAGGCTCTATCGAAGCTTAAGGAGTTTTTAATGGCACAATAAGAACTAAATATCTGATTTATCTAGCGATCAATATAGAGGTGTGCGAAAAACAATCACTCTCACAATACAGTATACAATTAATGTTGCAAGAAGTATGACGAGGAAATTGCTTTTGATATACGTCCTGAATCCTGCTTTTTGGCGAAGCACATTCAAATTGTGCGACTCGATCTCATTAATACCATCACAAATCATGTCAAAAGCTACTTTGGACTCTTCAATaacttcctctttttcttgctcgCTTAGGAAATTCCTTGTTTGCAACTCGTAGTCCTGCTTGTAGGCAGCCCTGAGTTTCTGGGGGTTTTCAACATCGAATCTGAAGAAGTTTGTTCCATCTGAAGAAGCTGCTTCGAAATTTTTGCTGCTAGCACCTGGGAATAGCTTTTTTGATTGGGCAACTTTGGGATACATGAACTGTCCACCCGCGAATAATGCCAAATAGAGAACATGCATGTAGGCAAGAAGGAGATATGGCCTCTCAATTGCGATCTGCTTAATATGTTCTGTGCTTTGAAtctgcttctttaataTTGGCGACTCGAACTTTGCAGGTCTGCCACCATAGAAAAGCATCAAATCCTTATGGAGTCTTCCAGTTCTAGAGAGTTCTGGCCTCCATATTTTTCGAAGCATATCCGAATAGTGTGTGTTTTTGTTAATTTCTTCACTTAGGCTGTCTTCTATTGCCTTGAAAATATGGTAAAACATTTGAATTCCCTGTCTGTACACTTTAGGCTCATATATTGCAACTGGAAACTTTATTGCCATCTCTTTGTTGATTCTCTCGTggcattttcttgtttccgAATTGATCCTGTTTCCAAGAGCGCCAATATCTGTTTTCGATGGAATTATAATTGTTTCTTGCCTCGACATGTcgtttttcttatcttATCTTATCTATTTCCTGTTTCGGGTAGTCGTCTgagatcttttttttttcttcactttttctttcagtgCAACTTTAATGGTTATAGAAAGATGCAAATACTATCACTAGATCGACCAACTACCATTTGTTGCTTTGTTACAGTTTTCGCATGAACAAGACGTTTGGCcactttttatattaacAGTAGTCtttctatttattatcTCACAAAACTTTGTACAAGCAATCTGCCGGCGGATTTTCTGTTTGCCCGGATTAAATTTGTTCTCACCGCTTTAATAAGTATGGTACCAACCAGATTCGACCATATACTTTTTTCCGTACAGAGATGCGTTTTCCATATCTGTCTAAACAGAATAGAATGTTCCCGATACATGCACTGGTTTGATTTTATAGGTTTTTCATAAAGTAACATTTGTAGATTCTGATTTGGACCTTATCTGTTGATTATGGTCCAAATGTTGCGTGGATTCCTTTATAAAGATATGGGACGCGCCGATCGACTGAATATTGCTATAAACTATATAAATGCATGCTTATGCACGTTTTTCATCGTATGTTCTTGATTACAGCAAACATTCAGCTCAAAGCTATAGTTAGATCGTATTCTATGattattgatgaatttaaCAGTCCAGAAGgcagatacaaatgaaACTAGGAGAATATCCGAATGCTATGACTTTTTGGGATAGGTATGAACTGAAAGGGCATAAGGTAGCAACACATTCTTAAAGGTAAAATAATTAGTTCCATGTCATAAAACAGACAAAAGAAGTGTGTATATATTCATCGTGAATATATTGGAAGTGAAAGCCTGAACAATTAAGCAGAGTAAATGATAGAATAAAGGATGCTACCAGCACTATTATGCTTACATCTGTACACCGAATAAGATTGAAATGAGTTTTTGGACGGAGTGATTTTCTGAGAACCGAGAATTTGgaaagctgaaaaaaagtacGTGGGTAAGTAAAGAATTATTCAAGCACCTATGAAAGACATATATAGCCCTTTCAATGAAAGCATTTTTAAAGCCAGGTACCGCTTAGAATATACAAATGCTTCAGAAAGCTATATTAGAGACGAGGAGGGGCCTCGCAGCTGCAGTGGCAGGAGGAGTACGTCTAGTACCATTAGAAAATATAAGAGCTTCACTAATATTATCAAGGACACCAATAGTTACACCAGACATCAGTGAGTTcgacaaaaaattttacaaGTACCAAGAGGAGCTTGAACGAAGATTGATGTGGACATTTCCGAAGTGGTTTTACTTTAAAAAGGGAACAGTT is a window from the Brettanomyces bruxellensis chromosome 2, complete sequence genome containing:
- the HAM1 gene encoding nucleoside triphosphate pyrophosphohydrolase ham1 (BUSCO:EOG09264YHS), with product MSTITFVTGNINKLKEVTAILSGSKELSAETKVGKFTITNRKIDLDELQGTVEEVIKRKCMQAAKVIGGPVMCEDTCLCFKAMQYQLPGPYIKWFVKYVGLDGINKMLDGFDDRSAQAVTTFGYCEGPGSDVHLFQGRTDGKIVSKRGPTDFGWDAIFQPDGFETTYSEMRGPEKNKISQRYKALSKLKEFLMAQ